The following is a genomic window from Xyrauchen texanus isolate HMW12.3.18 chromosome 6, RBS_HiC_50CHRs, whole genome shotgun sequence.
gagagagagagagagagagagagagagagagagagagagagagagagagagagagctctgttCAAATCGTAACTTACCAGTCATACAGATACTGTATAATATAGCatataaatatattactatttttgattaatgaaaactatagCTACTTTCACAAGGCACACTATCTGGTCTGTTACATGCCTGATGTAAACTGTTGTTTTGAACTGGTCCAGAGCCACTTTGTACCACCAAAGTGAATCTGATACTCGGACTCGGGCAGTACCTCTAAATGACCGATACTGATACAAACCTGGCAGTGTACACCAGCAAATCGATCCTGGCTTTGTGTGACTTTGGTCAAGTTACAGAGATTTGTGAACAGTTGTTGGGCTTGAATTATTCCTAATTTAGATTTACTCAAATTAAGCAGTACAGCATTTACTGGTGCTGCAGGTTTTAATTTTAGAAGTAGTTCTGAAAGCTTCACCAACACTCGTTTTACTTCATTTTAGACTGGTTTTGTGTATATTTCCATTTTAGTAGAGAACTAAATTGTTCCTGTAGCGGCAGGGCATGGGAACAACCACAGGTTCAGCTCCCAGGGAATGTGTGTAGGCCTACTGACGAAATGCACtgattgaatgcactgtaaattgctttggataaaatcatcaaATGCATAAGACGAAAAGTGCATTGTTCTTCAACTGAAATGTTCTTAAACAGACCTTACATGAGTGTTTGCTCAgggctgtggtgtggactgataaCTTGAGTAAAGCAGACCTGAATTATCTCAAGTGTTTCTCTGCAATCTGAGGATGACATCATGGAACAGTTTACATGTGTATGTAATGTGGAATTCTGGGGCCTCTGTGTTCCGCTTTAGGACTGTTGGGTAACAACTACCTACACCCTTCTTTCTTCATCTGGGAAATGTTATGCAAGTTGAACTTCaaaagtcttaaaggaataattcaaacaaaaattaaaattacaaatattcagGAGAGTGTGGGTTATAAAGAGAATATTTATTGAATTGTTCAAAACCAGATATTTTGTCATTTACACTTAAAAACACATATAAACgcttataaaatatgtatataaatataaccaCCACCACATACAACATTACTAGTTATATATTTAGTATGTGTCAGTAAGTCTATGTGTTGGACTCTAAGAGGTGTGTAGCATGCATGTCTCTGGTCATGTTGTTTTTCTCTTTGAGTTTGGCTTGTAGTAATGTGTGTTCCACCACTCCCATACGAACATCCATCTGCTCAATCTCCTGCTTCAGCTTAGTCAAACTCTGACGGATCTTCACCACTGGAGCTGCAACACAAATTCAAGAACAAGCATTtataaaacaaaggcaaaagcgagtgaaatggtgttgtaatcagacgAGATTATTAAGGTGTTAGTTAGAGGTTTTAATTAGTAAAAAGTACCTCCGCTAAACTAAaacttgaacctaaacctaaccaatagggCCATAATATAAAATGGGAgttacacaaaacagacattcataCCCTTAATTAACACCTAAaactgatagtgtcctaaaagcaaatgggAACTGAACAGTACACATCACTTCCTAACACATCATTTCATGTCACTTATGACACTTCTGTCttatttttggctgaacaattcttttaagttcaccaggaaactgcggtGAAACGTAGAACGTAAAACACAACTTGCAAAAATGTAGCTATATTAACGTTCATTCTATAACACTATGTTAGCATATTCATAAGCACATAAACAAACAGCACtgtctacaaacaataaaaaaagctgTAGCATACATAATCAATGCAAATAATACACAAACTACTACACACATAAACTTCACCATAAATAAACTACAGCATGCATTAACGAACATAAAcaaacatcatttgaaaaacacaaacaaatatcctACACCACAGACAGTAGGTCAGTTAAACAAATTGAGTGCGTACTACCTCCGTCAGACATGCTGCTGCCTTTCTCTTCCATTTCCTGTTTGACCTTCTCCAGCTCCTCACTGATCTGGaatacaaacataaaattgcaggAGTGCTGTCTGAATGTTGCATTGAAATATTAGACACATTAATTTCTGGAATACCCAACACTGATGCCACTATGAAACCTATTAAATTACACTTAATGAAACAATATTAATATTCTGTGACTCTCATATTATTGTTGTTGAAGACTCACCTCAGCCAGAATTCTGGTTCTCTCGGTCACACCTCCACTGGCCTGCTGATACAGCTCTTTGACCTGAACCAAgaaacacaaaaatgtacttttcaggTTGAGGGGTTTGCCTCTCTAAGTAATAACATATTGGGTTTTGAAATGGTTGAGATGTTCACCTTGTTGAGTTGTGTTTGTGCTTGACGGTATTCTGAAATCAGATGCTCAAGCTGAGTGTTGAGATATTTCTCACGACTGCTCACTTTCTCCAGAGTTTTAGTGATGTCCTCTCTCAGCTTAAACAGACAACCCTGAACACACCACAGACAGTTACATTTAAtatatcaaattatatttaaaataaatatattttattattcttgaTGGATGACCTTGGCGTCCTGCAGCGATGTGTTGATGCCATCCTGATGTTGATGCATTTGATCAAGATGAATCCTCCAATCCTGAAATACAGTAACTTGTCAGTATCTCAGCCAATCGGAGGCTCCATAACTACAATACAGGTGAGACACCATTATTAACGGAATTGTTCAtgcaaaattacaatattttcatcatttactcaccctcatgccatacccacacttgaatgactttcttctgctgaacacaaacaaatatttttagaagaacatctcagctctgtaggtccatataatgcatgtGAACAGGGTttgaagactccagtggttaagctCATGCCTTcacaagcgatatgataggtgtgggtgagaaacagatcaatatttatgctcTTTTTCActgttaatatttgttttattttttttttactataaattctccttccctTAGTAGATAGCAATATGCACTTagtatgtgaatcaccaaaaacaaaaaaaggagaaaacTCAAGAGAGCAGAGTGCTTAGGATAGCTGattgaatgtggagatttatttggagacttaaatatgaatctgtttctcacccacatctatcatatcacttctgaatcatggatttaaccactggagtcatatggattactttttaaagtATTAAACCCTGTTCACTTGAattatatagacctacagagatgagatattcttctaaaaatctttgtttatgttcagcagaataatcaaagacatacacatctgggatggcatgagggtgagtaaaagatgagagaattttcatttttaggtgaactattcctttaagcttatgATTACTTCACTCAATGGCTCAAAGTTAAGAGTAGATATTTTGAAGGTAAATGTATATATCACTGTACTACGAAATACATATTATCTAAAAAAGACATCTTAGATACTTAGCACTTTGAGTCGAACATTTGAGGAGGGTGGCTTTAAGCTACAAACAAGTCTATTGACAAATTcaatctgatttgaaatattaAAGGTCAGACCTTGTTGTCAGTGCGGATGGTGACTTTCAGTTGTGGAAGAACACGCTCCACCTCTAGATTCCACTCTGCAGCATCAACATCTGACTCTAGAACCACAGTGGGTCTCAAACCCCTGAGCTCctaaacacacatacagacatgtCTACCAGTTTTCTTTTATTTCACATACAGATCAGAAtccattgaaataaaaaaatattattacacaTTAAATTTGCTTTTTACATCCCTCCAAACTCAGTACAAAAGAGACCGTGGAGTACTCATGTTCTGAagtacataaacatgcacagaaTACACATCACAGATGGAACAACTCACCACCTGTAGAGAGACATGGGGAGAGTGTTATTGTAATCTGTTACATTATGATACAGTACATTACACTAAAAGATGCACTTGCTGATATTTCAAATTTACCCAAACTCACACTTTGAGTGGTTCTGGTCTTCAGCATGTCTAAATCAAGTCCATCCTCTTCCTCATACTCCTCATCCTCCTGCTGAAGAACCACACTACAACTCATATACTATTTCTGCCATTTCTATACCAACTTAAATAACTACTTAAATGATGGTGCATTCATCATAAAAAGtgattgtatgtcttcagaagacttggtttATAATGCACGAGTCATACTAACTAGTTTTATGAAATGTTTGGGtgctttattaaatgtaaaagtgaGGCTTAATTCGAGGTCAatgtgggtttttcaatggctgatgccgataccgatatctagagagcaggatggcagaaatgttatacaatttaacaaaagcaaatcaaatgAACACAATATTGAAGTGAAActacagagccccttagaggacaaggaggtattttgttttctgaaatacagtagtttgtgttacctcacaatacatttactatgtttttttttaaactaaaaattaCTACTGAATTTTAACAGTGATAAACCattgtaataatacaggaaaacataaacaatggtaataaaaatcataattttgtggttactatggttttactacaactACCATAGTTGAACCATTGCATTTGGAGTAAAAACATAGtaacctcaaaattaaccatggttaatataTAAATCATGGTTATTTTATGAATACAGtacagcacattaaaatcatggtttcttttcaaagttactacaatattaatatagtaaaaccattgttatttgtttcagccacaaaaacaaaaaacatggttactacaatcacgggggaacacaaactattgcgagaaaTACGTTTTACTTCAGAAAAACATTCCTGCCCTGACTATTTGAAAACTTGAAAACCTTGAAAACAGGAAGTGTTGACAATCTactggtagattttggaactgacaagGGAAAGATAACACTTCTGTAAATCGGCTAACTGAACACATTATTGCataatggccaaatattggccaATATATCGGTGTATCACTAGTCTCAAAACATATGGGTTTtgaatgacacgagggtgagtattTACTGAACAAACTTTTATTTTCTATTCCCTTATTGGACATGTAAGTGTGACACTGTCATTCACCTTTGTGCAATTCTGTGCAATTCTGATTCACTGTCATATCGTCCTTCTGAGTGTAAAtgcatgtgtatgagtgtttgagtgtgtgtgacttACCGTCATCTCTTCTTCCACTTTACTGAGTGtgagttcagcatcatcttcctGCACACACTCATCTTCCACCTCCACAGATGGGTATAGTGGCCTGTGAGGGAGAATACTGCAGTGTCATTGAGTGTAGATTTCTAAAGGACTGCAGGCACAAacttaacatactgtatgtaatgtgATGGAAATATTGTAGTTTTCTCTCATGAGATGCATTTCATTGAGTGTATTTGTACCTTTTCCAGGTAAATCCTTTGCTCTTTAGTGCCTTTTCAACCAGCTGGTCCAGAACATAACAGACATGCTCACCAGATCCAGATTTTAGCTTAGATGGAGAGAAATCCACCTGCCCACCCTACATAAAcaatcacacatacatacacagagtGATTATCATTATAAAACCAAATACATCTACACACATCTGTGATGTGTCATCATTACTGTGGTTATGTCTCACCAGTGCACGCAGTTCTGACAGGATGTTGGAGACGGTGGCGTTAGGGTCGTCGTACTCTTGCGGTGTGTCAAATGGCCGTCCACATAGAGAAATCAACCAAGCAGCAATTACACTGAACATAAAGAACTGCTCTCCGGGATTTGACAGCACATGAGGGCTTGAAACAAAATAATGCCTGAAAAAGAATACCTCTATTGTTTGAGTAAACATTGCTCCAGAATACAATGGATTCCTTTCAAGATGTTATATgaattaataataaacataaaataataaacataaaaattttaaCTCTAAAACTAACCCTATCTACCAATAAACATCTCAATTCTTGTTCTTCATTGGTCCAAATCTATCAGCTCCCTAGCATCCTGCAAGCATGGCATGTTTAGTAGAGTCTAGCATCTCATCTCATGTTATGTGTACACTTCATtataggttatatatatatatatatatatatacacacacagggttggggagtaacagaatacatgtaactggattacgtatttaaaatacaaaatattagtattttaaaataaaaaatattagttaCTGTATTTcacaacagttacaatttaaatcactggtaattataatacagttacattcaaaaagtattttgataactgaagagattacattgcattttattgtcgtttgattcatttaatatttagtcctttcagatggaaaacattgatacatataaatgatgcgatccaaagtgcatttgaacagcggtgaaacactttcttatgatgtgttacattcatacgagcagacaaaaaagtaagtttgaagtaagtttgaagcaaaTGAactagaaataaaccttgtgtcagctttatgctaagctaaaatgctatttctagccattttacatgcacatgttaccaggcaagaTCATATTttcttatcaagaaaattcacattaaatcataatttctttttttataataagacatttgatattagggtaaaatTAGTgtaaaatcgtattcttgatcattttgcattgttttccagaaaaaaatattttaaaaatccttaaaacaagatcaatttgattgatcttattttagaaacaacactgcataagatatttaggtttttcagagaatgtatttttaacatgtgtattttgtcttcttGTACTGGCAGATTAtttaaagtcaaaacaagtgaaagaaatctaccagtgctgaagaagtaatccaaagtatttacaatacgttactgactttgagtaatctaacggaatatttTACAGTGTGTAGGcctattctgtaatctgtagtggaatacatttcaaaagtagccCTCCCACGTTCAGccctatacatacatacatatatatatatatatatatatatatatatatatatatatatatatatagttatcataaatattaatgttagAGAAATCACTTTGAGCATTAATGCAAattccccaaaatacacaaatgaAGCGTTTGTGTGTTGCTCTCACCTGGACAGAGGTTTAATGTTGTGTTTTTCCAGAACCTGCTGCTCATAATCCAGAACTTTCAGTTTATCCAGCAAATCCTCCATCAACACGAACATCTGATAGACCGAACCGGGACCGCGCTCTTCCTCCTCCGCCATCCCTCTATCTTCATCAGATTTACATTCAATgagatttattaaaaaattaaaatgggtTATACTGCGAAagtattaataaattataaatatatatgtgtgtatgtgtgtgtgtgtgtgtgtgtttatcgctCGTTTTCTGCAGGCAGGACAAAAGGCTTCGTGATGTTGTGGTTACTGTCGCCGGGAATGACGTCACACCCGGTGGTTAACGTGAACTGAAACAAAATAACAGTTTTGAACGGCTCGTTGGTAAATGCTGTTTCATTGAACCACTGCATTTATTTGAGCATTGCTTTTATTCGGTTACATTGTGGTGTAATGTAGTGGTCTTCAAAATGTTTATGCCAAGGAAACCCAAAAATGATGACCCACTTGCGAGGGACCCTCTGTGTGAGAATACATGTTATTTGCTAAATTAAGTGTATATAATCACATATAATAATTACAGGTGCCGTTGTGCCCTTTTTCTGTTATAGTAATGTTTTAACCCgaagagaaacattttcaataataatagaaatatgtAAGAAcctattttttacaatacatatttttttaaagcagctttaaagtGAATAGTGAATTATAACCCTTATTTCTTagcaataataatttttattttatataatctaTGAAATTATATAGTTAGACTATGGCTGTCAGTAGAATAAAATAATCGCTATTAATGTCATAATTTCTTAATGAACCAGTAATAatgtcaaattatatatatatcgatatatatatattttttttttacaattttttttttttttttttttttttttttttgcgaatcCCCTAGAACCTCTTTGCGcccggaccccagtttgaaaccCTCTGGTGCAATATacagaaatgtattaattaatttattcaccTTCAAGACTTACTTCACCAATCATCCAAAAGAagatgaaaattacattttttttaagattatttaattaTCGTATTATAATTCTGACCGCATTGCATATTCATAAATGCAAATttactaataaaacaaaaacaaaacaactttatGCTTTTATTGAGTATTGATAGTAGAGAATCTGAATAAGAATGTGATTCAGACTTGCAGAATATTACTTATTCATATTTGCGAGCTTTATAAAGTATATTTGAATGATTCTTTTTTTCGTGTAGTTATTTAGAGTTATATATTATCACCTCCCCTAGCACTTTTcagttttattctgtttattattattattttctttgtattgatttatctgtgtgtgtgtgtgtgtgtgtgtgtgtgtgtgtgtgtgtgtgtgtgtgtgtgtgtgtgtgttttatacatATCTTGCTGTTTTAagtttaatatttgtaattatacaatatgcatatgtatatatatatgtatatatatatatatatatatatatatatatatatatatatatatttatatataaagctGATGTTTATTGAATTTAAACAGCTCCTTGTTACAGAGCaataatggaattttttttttttttaatgaaatacaaCAGTGCTGAATGTGAAATGTTAGTGTGATGATGATGGATCAGCGGCATTGGCGAGTCGAAACTTGGGCTGGTTTTGCACTTTGATCAATGAGAATCTTAGTGTGCTGCCACCTGCTGGTTCCAGAAAAAACGTCCATGACTTTCTTGTGTCAGCCTCAAACTCCTGCCATTCCTGTCCAGATATTATCCTGCCATCTGTCTGTGTTCTTATTTGTCCACATCTCTGCTTGATACACAAGGCTAATAATTACTCCTTTGCTTTAAGATAAGATTTCTCCTTATTTAGTTGCCATATTTGGCTTTTGTCTGGTACTCAGCATatgtctgtaaacattaaaaaggatagttcaaccaaaaatgaaaattgtcttatcatttactgaccctcatgccatcccagatgtgtatgactttctttttcctgtagaaaaaataaagatttttagatgaatattccTCTGtcaaatcatgatttcaagatcacttacacttcctagagcttgacacatgcacagagccaGAACCCTTCTAATAGACTGTATTCACAGAAGCACCATCTTTAATTCTGAATGgcaatgaaaacgaggctgtgggatagacatacagtctcttcaaAGGCACGCACAGTATGAAGCTGTATTAAGCTGAAATCATAATTCCCAAGGAAAccatatttatagtgaaaaaggagttatactttagtttgttctcacccaaaaccaattggattgctttagatgacatttatttaaccactagagtattatggattactttaatgctcccTTTATCtgcatttttgagcttcaaatgcctggccaccattcactttcattgtatggatctaaagagcggagatattcttctataaatcttaatttgtggtctgcagaagaaagaaagttatacatatctgagatggcatgagggtgagtaaatgatgagaattttaattcttaaaaattatttaaacttatcTTTTAAGACTGAATTCAACTACTTGTGTCCATATAAATTATCATTAATTTAAACTGTGAATAGATACTATTGTGTTCTGCAATTGTGTGCCAAAATGTATGCAATATGTTAGGTTGCCATGGAGTGCGCAGACTATGTATGTGGAAGGCAGAGCTGCTCAGCTGTTGAGATTAATTCCAAGAGATCTTTTTTTGGCTGATGGGTCAATCTCTCTTTCATTCTTTTATGTCCTCTAAGGGTTCAGAGATGCCAGCTCTTTCTGTAGATGCAGACAGCTGGATGCTGAACTCATGTGTGTctttaatttaaaaatttaaagtTTGGAAATAAAGACACAATGCAGAGCAATTTTTGTATTGAGACATTTtccgttttttttttatacatttcacaTGTGGCTTATGGTTGCATAAAAGATACAAACACATTTAGTGCTTGCAAAGTTAATTCATTTGACTACCCATTACACACATACTGACACACTCACATTTTGGAGCACATGTTACAAAATTCTTCTTACTCCTTAATAACTACTTTCTTGCTTTCTGTTTAATCACTTTTCTCTTGCTTTTTCAATTCACATCTCCACAGTTTCTGTGGTGAATTTACTTTCTCAGTCCTCTTGGATACGTGTTGCTCCCTCTTCTGATACTGGCCCCTCCCTCTTGATCTCAGTAACCACCTCTGTGTACGTCACATCTGGGCTGGACTTCCTCCCTTTGGGTGGAGTGACAGCAGGTTCCGCCTCTGCGCCCTCCTGGCCCTCAGCAACAGTGCGTTCCTTCTTCAATTTGATGCGGAGTGATTCTTTATTGGGTGCTTTCTTAGCAATGTTGTCCCTCAGCCGTTCCCCACTCTGACGTATCTTCTCTCGCTGCTCAGGGGGCACGATCTTTTCACCGAAGGTGTTGATTTTGGTTCCAAGCGTTTGGCTTGTCTTACTCAGGCTCTCCTTGGTCTTGCTGAGGTTCTCCCTTGTCTTCTCACGAGTCTTGCTCATGTTCTCTTTGGAGAACGCAGCTTTGATGTTCTCGATGCCCTTTAACCCTGACTGTTTCAGACGTGCGCCTCGGGATGACTCCGCCTCCTCTACCACCATGTATTCTTCATCAGATGATAGGTCAGCAGGGATGTCATACTCATCTGGCTCCACCTCCAGGTTAGCGAGACCTGCTCCTTTGGGAGTCTTGGTGACAGCAACAGAGGGAACTTCAGTTTCACCCTGCCACGGCAGACAGAAAAGATGGGAAAACACAGACAGAGCATTACGCACATTTCAGGTTTTCATATGTTACAGGTGTCACACAAGCCTTCAAGCTCAGGTAAAGCCTCAGATGGCACACCCCAGTCTTTTCACTGACTGTCTGGTGCAtactgcacacaaaaatggcaagaacTGACTTAAAATGGCAGTTCCAATCTGATTAGCTTTACAAAACTTCCAGGAGTTAGGGTGCACTGCTGCCTGGGTCGTCTGCCGGAAGTTTGTTGCATCAACTCTTTTATATTCAAAGTATTAATTGTGGCACttatcagcaattacagaaaagTTTGTtcagaaccagaatctaaaaggagaTTAAGATAATAGGGGTGTAACGATGCACTGATCCAATGACCAATGATCCAATGTCATCGACACAACGCGTAAATATTGATATAGGCACATTTATTAGATGTACCTTTATTATAATACTCTCACGTCAGCCACATCCGTACGCATTTCCATCAGGCAATGAAGCAACATTATTACATAAATTTGACTTGATGAGCATTAAGTATGCTTTTGATGTGGGACAAGGATGTGCGTGGTGTCTTTAAAGCCAAATTGTGCTCTGCTATCCGTATGGCATGTGCACACATCAACCAGGATTCTACGAAACACAAGCTCCATTGACAGGATCGGTGCGAACACGTCAACCGGGCATGCCTTCAAATGTGATTTTCATGACAAATGCAGAACTACTCACATGCGCGATTAATTCAGGCTTCCATCAGTATCGTTGCGAATGTGATCCATTTGAATTTTACttgagaatttgctattttaa
Proteins encoded in this region:
- the ift57 gene encoding intraflagellar transport protein 57 homolog — translated: MAEEEERGPGSVYQMFVLMEDLLDKLKVLDYEQQVLEKHNIKPLSRHYFVSSPHVLSNPGEQFFMFSVIAAWLISLCGRPFDTPQEYDDPNATVSNILSELRALGGQVDFSPSKLKSGSGEHVCYVLDQLVEKALKSKGFTWKRPLYPSVEVEDECVQEDDAELTLSKVEEEMTQEDEEYEEEDGLDLDMLKTRTTQSVELRGLRPTVVLESDVDAAEWNLEVERVLPQLKVTIRTDNKDWRIHLDQMHQHQDGINTSLQDAKGCLFKLREDITKTLEKVSSREKYLNTQLEHLISEYRQAQTQLNKVKELYQQASGGVTERTRILAEISEELEKVKQEMEEKGSSMSDGAPVVKIRQSLTKLKQEIEQMDVRMGVVEHTLLQAKLKEKNNMTRDMHATHLLESNT
- the cavin4a gene encoding caveolae-associated protein 4a, whose translation is MEKRGDVMLGVEDESGQPVSALSILSLLERVSTIIDGVQASQQRMEERQQQLESSVSTVQTELLKLARDHGSTATTVDKLLQKARRVSAHVKEVRSRVEKQNVRVKKVETTQDELLTRNKFRVVIYQGETEVPSVAVTKTPKGAGLANLEVEPDEYDIPADLSSDEEYMVVEEAESSRGARLKQSGLKGIENIKAAFSKENMSKTREKTRENLSKTKESLSKTSQTLGTKINTFGEKIVPPEQREKIRQSGERLRDNIAKKAPNKESLRIKLKKERTVAEGQEGAEAEPAVTPPKGRKSSPDVTYTEVVTEIKREGPVSEEGATRIQED